One stretch of Priestia megaterium DNA includes these proteins:
- a CDS encoding FUSC family protein, with protein sequence MSDDKKSPTYNHTEIHHKIEASPKAQGIKAAFRFNHASSPWVRGISSGLSSSLPILIGILFDHLQYGLIASIGGFTYLYTKDEPYAQRGVKLFLVLLGITLCFTLGSLFADVAWMKTILFGVIGAVSVYVFGALKIPGPSAMFFVLSFAVSTSIPAPNLQAVFLHAGLVFLGGALSWCISMSGWLINPRGPETAAVAKAYRQLASFVGSLGTESFHAEQHKTVVELRAAETAMKQAKINRKKSSFAHRLFLLNQKAEGLFIFVMAAANDFNPAVSKKAQAVIETFASEMATLKKHKKIRDVREEIEELSIKEELRTLLLDVNDVLQMKELKETEYIQFSHGTIRARLKAAFHKRSYVLKNALRYGIIMIIAAAVAYTTNIPRSYWIPLTCAGVMLGATVRATVQRGIQRSVGTILGISIGTGILMLEPTGIVIALIVFVLQSTIEILIVKNYALGTLFITPNALLIAESGHPDKAISYFTSARVIDIVIGSVIGVVGTVLIFKRASSLRLPYLLGAVIRKEGQFLEMLSTEQDEERIKRERNKLQGELVNLRALYDNVIGEYSKTAVKLEGLWPAVVATQQLGYMLLASFEGYKLSETEKRELQETFAQLAAAAEQKRAPKLSSVPTLKHYPIIQGEIVALYESLQVEI encoded by the coding sequence GTGAGTGATGACAAAAAGTCACCAACATATAATCATACGGAAATTCATCATAAAATTGAGGCTTCTCCAAAAGCGCAGGGAATCAAAGCTGCTTTTCGCTTTAACCACGCTTCTTCTCCGTGGGTAAGAGGAATCAGCTCAGGCTTGTCTTCAAGCCTGCCGATTTTGATAGGAATTTTGTTTGATCATTTGCAGTACGGACTCATTGCAAGCATTGGCGGCTTTACATATTTGTATACAAAAGATGAGCCTTACGCGCAGCGTGGCGTTAAGTTATTTTTAGTTTTGCTGGGCATTACGCTGTGCTTTACACTCGGCTCGTTATTTGCTGACGTAGCTTGGATGAAAACTATTTTATTTGGTGTTATTGGAGCTGTATCGGTTTATGTTTTCGGAGCGTTAAAAATCCCAGGACCTTCTGCCATGTTTTTTGTCCTTTCATTTGCTGTGAGCACGAGCATTCCAGCGCCGAATTTGCAGGCTGTTTTTTTGCACGCAGGACTCGTTTTTTTAGGAGGGGCACTATCTTGGTGTATTAGCATGAGCGGCTGGCTTATTAACCCGCGCGGACCTGAAACTGCCGCTGTGGCGAAAGCGTACAGGCAGCTAGCTTCATTTGTCGGGTCTCTTGGTACGGAATCGTTTCACGCCGAGCAGCATAAAACGGTTGTAGAGCTTCGGGCAGCGGAAACAGCGATGAAACAAGCGAAAATTAATCGAAAAAAATCATCGTTTGCGCATCGTCTATTTTTATTAAATCAAAAAGCCGAAGGGCTGTTTATCTTTGTGATGGCCGCTGCGAACGATTTTAATCCAGCTGTTTCTAAAAAAGCACAAGCGGTGATTGAAACGTTCGCATCCGAAATGGCCACGTTAAAAAAGCATAAAAAAATTCGAGATGTAAGAGAAGAAATTGAAGAGCTGTCTATCAAAGAAGAGCTGCGCACATTATTATTAGATGTAAACGACGTTCTTCAAATGAAGGAATTAAAAGAAACGGAGTATATTCAGTTCTCGCACGGCACGATAAGAGCACGGTTAAAAGCTGCTTTTCACAAACGTTCGTATGTGCTTAAAAACGCTTTGCGCTACGGAATTATTATGATCATCGCTGCAGCCGTTGCCTACACGACAAATATTCCAAGGTCTTACTGGATTCCGCTTACGTGCGCGGGAGTGATGCTTGGAGCAACCGTTCGTGCAACGGTTCAGCGAGGTATTCAGCGCTCTGTTGGAACCATTTTAGGTATTTCAATTGGAACGGGCATTCTGATGCTTGAACCAACGGGAATCGTCATTGCGCTCATTGTCTTTGTGCTTCAGTCGACGATTGAAATTTTAATTGTCAAAAACTACGCGCTCGGCACGCTCTTTATCACACCGAATGCTCTTTTAATTGCTGAAAGCGGTCATCCGGATAAAGCGATTAGCTACTTTACGTCTGCTCGAGTGATTGATATTGTCATTGGTTCTGTTATTGGAGTGGTCGGCACGGTATTAATTTTCAAACGAGCTTCTTCACTTCGTTTGCCATATTTGCTTGGAGCTGTGATACGAAAAGAAGGACAGTTTTTAGAAATGCTAAGCACCGAACAAGATGAAGAAAGAATTAAACGAGAAAGAAATAAGCTTCAAGGAGAACTCGTTAATCTTCGGGCGCTGTACGATAATGTGATTGGAGAATATTCTAAAACGGCCGTCAAACTGGAAGGATTGTGGCCTGCGGTTGTCGCTACGCAGCAGTTAGGTTATATGCTTCTTGCGTCGTTTGAAGGATATAAGCTGTCAGAAACGGAGAAACGAGAGCTTCAGGAAACATTTGCTCAGCTAGCTGCAGCAGCAGAGCAAAAACGAGCGCCAAAGCTTTCAAGTGTTCCGACCCTGAAACACTACCCTATTATTCAAGGAGAAATAGTCGCTTTATATGAAAGTCTGCAGGTAGAAATATAA
- a CDS encoding squalene/phytoene synthase family protein, translating to MSVPNKLRDNAMVMLKETSRTFFIPISHLPAELQDAVGSAYLCMRAIDEIEDHPELEAGVKSRLLYAISDLLKKSFNEDEYMALVGPYQADLPDVTLQLGNWIALCPTGVADQVLDATSIMAKGMADWVEKDWHIQNEADLDDYTFYVAGLVGVMLNDIWKWYDGTETDKELAIAFGRGLQSVNILRNTSEDSERGVSFFPNNWSREDMFAYARRNLSLGKKYLEDVKSLPILHFCKIPLALADGTLNALMKGKEKMTRDDVNKTVNEVVDM from the coding sequence ATGAGTGTACCCAACAAATTACGCGACAACGCAATGGTGATGTTAAAAGAGACAAGCCGAACATTTTTTATTCCAATTAGCCACTTGCCGGCAGAATTGCAGGATGCAGTAGGATCTGCTTACTTATGTATGAGGGCAATTGATGAAATTGAAGATCACCCTGAGCTAGAAGCCGGTGTAAAAAGCCGCTTGCTTTACGCCATTAGTGACCTGTTAAAAAAGTCTTTTAACGAAGACGAGTACATGGCATTAGTAGGTCCTTATCAAGCTGATTTACCTGACGTAACGCTTCAGCTCGGCAACTGGATTGCGCTTTGTCCGACTGGAGTTGCAGATCAAGTATTAGATGCAACTTCTATTATGGCCAAAGGAATGGCCGATTGGGTAGAAAAAGACTGGCATATTCAAAATGAAGCGGATTTAGATGACTATACGTTCTACGTAGCTGGTCTAGTAGGTGTGATGCTTAATGACATTTGGAAATGGTATGACGGCACGGAAACAGACAAAGAATTAGCTATTGCGTTTGGACGCGGCTTGCAGTCTGTTAATATCCTGCGTAATACCTCGGAAGATTCAGAGCGCGGAGTCAGCTTCTTTCCTAACAATTGGAGCAGAGAAGATATGTTTGCCTACGCTCGCCGCAATCTTTCACTAGGAAAGAAATATTTAGAAGATGTCAAATCGCTTCCGATCCTTCATTTCTGTAAAATTCCGTTAGCGCTTGCTGATGGAACATTAAACGCCCTGATGAAAGGAAAAGAAAAAATGACGCGTGACGATGTAAATAAAACGGTAAATGAAGTTGTGGATATGTAA
- a CDS encoding metal-sensitive transcriptional regulator: MEYDKQVKNRLKRIEGQLKGVLNMMEQGKDCRDIVTQLSAARSAIDRTMGVIVSTNLEQCVRESIEKGENTENLVKEAVELLVKSR; the protein is encoded by the coding sequence ATGGAATATGATAAGCAAGTTAAAAATCGTTTAAAACGAATTGAAGGTCAATTAAAAGGTGTCTTAAATATGATGGAACAAGGAAAAGACTGCCGTGATATTGTGACACAGCTCTCAGCAGCTAGAAGCGCAATTGATCGCACGATGGGTGTTATTGTCAGCACCAACCTTGAACAATGCGTAAGAGAAAGCATTGAAAAAGGCGAGAATACCGAAAACTTAGTAAAAGAAGCAGTAGAGCTGTTAGTAAAAAGCAGATGA
- a CDS encoding winged helix-turn-helix transcriptional regulator has translation MKYDLTKWEPHGYSCPVEAAVDVVGGKWKSVILYQLSKERRRFNELRRLIPGVTQRMLTLQLRELERDGIIHREVYKQVPPKVEYYLTPFGETLIPIIELMFQWGYNHTDQIAEARIQAEKE, from the coding sequence ATGAAATACGACTTAACAAAATGGGAGCCTCACGGCTATTCTTGCCCTGTGGAAGCAGCCGTTGATGTAGTCGGAGGCAAATGGAAAAGCGTCATTTTATATCAATTATCAAAGGAACGCCGGCGCTTTAATGAACTGCGCAGACTCATTCCCGGCGTGACGCAGCGAATGCTCACGCTGCAGCTTCGCGAACTCGAGCGCGACGGAATTATCCACCGCGAAGTCTATAAACAAGTTCCGCCTAAAGTAGAATATTATTTAACGCCTTTTGGAGAAACACTCATCCCTATTATCGAGCTGATGTTTCAATGGGGATATAATCATACCGATCAAATTGCTGAAGCGAGAATTCAAGCAGAAAAAGAGTAA
- the helD gene encoding RNA polymerase recycling motor HelD gives MKDKNLTEEQQRVDWVVEEISQKVEKIGKSVGNVKGEIVDLRSTFWDDVTVNMDEPDDVIETFTSIKQQAELLAEREITHRQAYDQLKTLKKLTQSPYFGRFDFIENGEKEAEAIYVGVGSLMDQKDEEFLIYDWRAPISSLYYDYSPGKAQYETPGEAIKGEMKLKRQFIIENSVIKSMFDTGITIRDELLQEVLGHNASSQMKSIVATIQKEQNQIIRNEKNKVLIVQGVAGSGKTSAALQRVAYLLYHHRKQLTAENMMLFSPNPLFNSYVSTVLPELGEDNMKQTTFQQYADGRLGNEFEVEDLFVQIEYLLTEKNAATKKQKMQEIRYKASREFKKQVDAYIEELSTKDIIFKNIKFRGEIVLSARRLLSYFYSLDTGISIPNRMQLVAEWALKLINQLEKLERKKDWVQEEIQLLEKEDYVEAYQHLQKKEGYTESSFDDFDREQAYLAKAVVAKKMKFIKQAIKQLKFIDIRRIYMQLFERNHLFSHVEGWEDTAKNTVQRVMNMKLSYEDVTPYLYIKDQIEGRKANPVIRYLFIDEAQDYSPFQLAFLKELFPHARMTLLGDLNQAIYAHALNAPTILSSELYEEKEAETLTLTRSYRSTRQIVEFSRDMVANGHLIEPFNRDGAKPTVTATGDVQKLDEAIIHKINELKQQNYKTIAVIAKTAEESRQAFQALPEAMSARLLTKETSSFEKGMLVLPAYLAKGIEFDAVIIYNASSECYQDEYERNLFYTACTRAMHELHLFSLGEISPFISNKETYDYQGQ, from the coding sequence GTGAAAGACAAAAATTTAACAGAAGAACAGCAGCGAGTTGATTGGGTAGTAGAAGAAATCAGCCAAAAAGTTGAAAAGATAGGCAAAAGCGTAGGAAACGTAAAAGGTGAAATTGTCGATTTGCGAAGCACGTTTTGGGACGATGTTACGGTTAATATGGATGAGCCAGATGACGTAATTGAGACATTTACGAGCATTAAGCAGCAGGCAGAACTTTTAGCTGAACGTGAAATTACCCATAGACAAGCGTATGATCAATTAAAAACATTAAAAAAACTAACGCAATCCCCTTATTTTGGACGTTTTGATTTTATAGAAAATGGTGAAAAAGAAGCGGAAGCTATTTATGTGGGCGTAGGCTCCTTAATGGATCAAAAAGATGAAGAGTTTTTAATTTATGATTGGCGTGCGCCTATTTCGAGTCTTTATTATGATTATTCACCAGGAAAAGCGCAGTACGAAACGCCAGGTGAAGCAATTAAAGGCGAGATGAAGCTAAAGCGTCAGTTTATTATCGAAAATAGCGTAATTAAAAGCATGTTTGATACAGGAATTACCATTCGAGACGAGCTGCTTCAAGAAGTGCTCGGACATAATGCAAGCAGTCAAATGAAAAGTATTGTAGCGACCATTCAAAAAGAACAAAACCAAATTATTCGAAATGAAAAAAATAAAGTGCTAATCGTTCAAGGGGTAGCAGGGAGCGGTAAAACGTCTGCAGCTCTTCAGCGCGTGGCCTATCTTCTCTATCATCACCGAAAGCAGCTGACTGCAGAAAACATGATGCTGTTTTCACCAAATCCGCTTTTTAACAGCTACGTCTCAACCGTTCTTCCGGAGCTTGGAGAAGACAATATGAAACAAACAACGTTTCAGCAATATGCCGATGGCCGGTTAGGAAACGAGTTTGAAGTGGAGGACTTGTTCGTTCAAATCGAATATTTGCTAACGGAAAAAAATGCCGCAACAAAAAAGCAAAAAATGCAGGAAATCCGCTACAAGGCAAGCCGTGAATTTAAAAAGCAGGTAGATGCGTATATCGAAGAACTGTCTACTAAAGACATCATTTTTAAAAACATTAAGTTCCGCGGCGAAATCGTATTATCCGCTCGGCGTTTGCTGTCTTATTTCTATTCACTTGATACGGGAATTTCCATACCTAACAGGATGCAGCTCGTAGCGGAATGGGCGCTTAAACTCATTAATCAGCTTGAAAAACTTGAGCGCAAAAAAGATTGGGTTCAAGAAGAAATTCAGCTTTTAGAAAAAGAAGATTACGTGGAGGCCTATCAGCATTTGCAGAAAAAGGAAGGCTACACGGAAAGTTCATTTGACGACTTTGACCGGGAACAAGCGTATTTAGCCAAAGCCGTTGTAGCTAAAAAAATGAAATTTATTAAGCAGGCCATCAAGCAGCTTAAATTTATCGACATTCGCCGTATCTATATGCAGCTGTTTGAAAGAAATCACCTTTTTTCTCACGTAGAGGGATGGGAAGACACTGCTAAAAACACGGTGCAAAGAGTCATGAACATGAAGCTGTCTTATGAAGACGTAACGCCTTACTTATATATAAAAGATCAAATTGAAGGGCGCAAAGCCAATCCTGTCATTCGCTATTTGTTTATTGATGAAGCACAAGACTATTCACCGTTTCAGCTAGCATTTTTAAAAGAGCTGTTTCCGCATGCCAGAATGACGCTGCTTGGAGACTTGAATCAAGCGATCTATGCGCACGCCCTGAACGCACCAACCATTCTTTCAAGCGAACTGTACGAAGAGAAAGAAGCAGAAACGCTGACTCTTACGAGAAGCTACCGATCAACACGTCAAATTGTCGAGTTTTCAAGGGATATGGTGGCAAACGGCCATTTAATCGAGCCGTTTAATCGAGACGGAGCGAAACCGACCGTGACGGCTACAGGCGACGTGCAAAAGCTGGATGAGGCAATTATACACAAAATTAATGAATTGAAGCAGCAAAACTATAAAACGATTGCTGTTATTGCCAAAACAGCTGAGGAAAGTCGTCAGGCATTCCAAGCACTGCCTGAAGCGATGTCTGCAAGGCTGCTAACAAAAGAAACAAGTTCGTTTGAAAAAGGCATGCTTGTTCTGCCAGCTTACTTAGCAAAAGGAATTGAATTTGATGCCGTCATCATTTACAATGCGTCGAGTGAATGTTACCAAGATGAATATGAGCGAAATTTATTTTATACGGCATGTACAAGAGCGATGCATGAACTGCACCTGTTCTCACTTGGTGAAATCAGCCCGTTTATATCAAATAAAGAAACTTATGACTATCAAGGTCAATAA
- the comJ gene encoding competence protein ComJ, whose translation MKTKWKEQELTMSYHQFTLFQKGQPKPHHDWSDEDIQKGYVADDKAISFEAVSNTKALIEVWVNKTPDASRAEKTTRLPFHVESDGIEIKSVLSETLSYDIPKGYYYVTCLTIPLQEKTNSGLYLVKYLLHFESQ comes from the coding sequence ATGAAAACAAAATGGAAAGAACAAGAGCTAACCATGTCTTATCATCAGTTTACGCTATTTCAAAAAGGACAGCCAAAGCCCCATCACGACTGGAGTGATGAAGATATTCAAAAAGGATATGTCGCAGACGATAAAGCTATTTCATTTGAAGCCGTATCGAACACAAAAGCCCTTATTGAAGTGTGGGTAAACAAAACTCCAGACGCATCACGGGCTGAAAAAACCACTCGCCTTCCTTTTCACGTCGAAAGCGATGGGATTGAAATCAAAAGCGTCCTATCTGAAACCTTAAGCTATGACATTCCAAAAGGATATTATTACGTCACATGCCTGACCATTCCTCTTCAAGAAAAAACAAACTCAGGCCTTTATTTGGTGAAGTATTTACTGCATTTTGAAAGTCAATAA
- a CDS encoding response regulator transcription factor, with protein MKILIVEDDGKIYELVKEKFEQWSFEVAGVEDFQKVMEVFIAESPELVILDVNLPVYDGFYWCQQIRTVSKTPIVFLSSREHPMDIVMAMNVGADDYIQKPFNLDVLVAKVQALLRRTYSYGDTISDVIEWNGAVLDLKKGSLHYNDQEIHLTKNEFFILRLLLEERGKIVSREELMRRLWEDEKFVSDNTLSVNITRIRIKLEDIGLNDQIVTKKGQGYLVN; from the coding sequence ATGAAAATTTTAATTGTAGAAGACGATGGTAAAATATATGAATTAGTGAAAGAGAAATTTGAGCAGTGGTCATTTGAAGTGGCTGGAGTAGAAGACTTTCAAAAGGTAATGGAAGTATTTATTGCAGAAAGCCCAGAGCTTGTTATTTTAGACGTGAATTTGCCTGTATATGACGGGTTTTACTGGTGTCAGCAAATACGTACAGTTTCAAAAACTCCTATCGTCTTTCTTTCCTCTCGTGAACATCCAATGGATATTGTTATGGCAATGAATGTTGGGGCAGATGACTACATTCAAAAGCCGTTTAACTTAGATGTTCTTGTTGCCAAAGTGCAGGCGCTTCTGCGCAGAACGTATTCGTATGGAGATACGATTTCAGACGTTATCGAGTGGAACGGAGCGGTGCTAGACTTAAAAAAAGGAAGTTTGCATTATAACGATCAAGAAATTCATTTAACTAAAAACGAATTTTTTATTTTGCGGCTTCTTTTGGAAGAACGAGGCAAGATTGTATCGCGAGAAGAGCTTATGCGAAGGCTATGGGAAGATGAGAAATTTGTAAGTGACAATACGCTTTCTGTCAATATCACACGCATTCGTATCAAGCTGGAAGATATCGGGCTGAATGATCAAATTGTGACTAAAAAAGGTCAAGGGTATTTGGTGAATTAA
- a CDS encoding enoyl-CoA hydratase/isomerase family protein yields MMKRFIKVEKRNHVAVVRMNQSMLNRLNSEVMYELQETMNELQHDASVGSIVFMGEYYKMNGDSRATSFLREETGRLYQPIHAVAARAIFQRISCSSKQTIALLTNFTFGGGYELALACNVRIAEEPVQLKLTNGMTVSAQEACNMGKVQHVVQKGKGLEYSLALNALEKEA; encoded by the coding sequence ATGATGAAAAGATTTATCAAAGTAGAAAAAAGAAATCACGTGGCGGTTGTACGAATGAATCAGTCGATGCTCAATCGTTTGAACAGCGAAGTCATGTATGAGCTGCAAGAAACGATGAATGAGCTGCAGCACGATGCGTCGGTTGGATCTATTGTATTTATGGGAGAGTACTATAAAATGAACGGAGACAGCAGAGCCACCTCTTTTTTACGCGAAGAAACAGGAAGGCTTTATCAGCCAATTCATGCAGTAGCAGCTCGAGCCATTTTTCAGCGTATTTCATGCAGCTCCAAACAAACGATTGCGCTTCTTACAAATTTTACGTTTGGCGGAGGGTATGAGTTAGCTTTAGCATGCAACGTGCGAATTGCGGAAGAACCTGTGCAGCTCAAGTTAACAAACGGCATGACCGTTAGTGCGCAAGAAGCGTGCAACATGGGCAAAGTGCAGCATGTTGTGCAAAAAGGAAAAGGATTAGAATATTCACTTGCGCTGAACGCATTAGAAAAGGAAGCTTAA
- a CDS encoding NucA/NucB deoxyribonuclease domain-containing protein, whose protein sequence is MGHAAFLAPEKTEAEINYDATLYFPLDRYPETGDHIRDAIAAGHSSVCTIDRDGAEANREESLKGYPTKTGYDRDEWPMAMCEEGGAGADIRYISPSDNRGAGSWVGNQLEQYPDGTRVQFIVQ, encoded by the coding sequence ATGGGACATGCGGCTTTTTTAGCTCCTGAAAAAACGGAAGCTGAAATAAACTATGATGCGACGCTTTATTTTCCGTTAGACCGATATCCTGAAACGGGTGATCATATTCGTGACGCGATTGCCGCTGGGCACTCTTCCGTTTGCACAATTGATCGCGACGGTGCTGAAGCGAACCGGGAAGAATCGCTGAAAGGATATCCAACAAAAACAGGCTATGACCGTGATGAATGGCCAATGGCTATGTGCGAAGAAGGCGGAGCAGGAGCTGACATTCGCTATATTTCACCTTCTGATAACCGGGGAGCCGGCTCGTGGGTTGGAAATCAATTAGAACAGTACCCAGATGGTACGCGCGTACAATTTATCGTCCAATAA
- a CDS encoding cytochrome P450, translating to MKTERENGIVRQVNTIQTKEERFNPFSWYEEMRNSEPVQWDEERQVWDVFHYDGVKEVLEQKNIFSSDRRPPQNQRQTALGTSLINIDPPKHAEMRALVNKAFTPKAMKAWEPKIARITHELLQEVEHLEDIDIVEHLSYPLPVMVIADILGVPIEDQRQFKDWSDIIVAGPSNNERETLEKLQQEKMKANDELETYFYRIIEEKRTHPGDDIISVLLQAKEEGTQLTDEEIVGFSILLLIAGNETTTNLISNTIYCLMEDKASFERLKREKELLPSAIEEVLRYRSPVQALHRIVKEDVILAGKKLKAGEHVIPWMGSAHRDAQYFEDPDVFKIDRKPNMHMAFGRGIHFCLGAPLARIEAKIMLSELIDRYPHMDWSPSFELKPIESTFVYGLKELLIRKHV from the coding sequence ATGAAAACCGAAAGAGAAAACGGAATCGTCCGTCAAGTGAATACGATTCAAACAAAAGAAGAGCGCTTTAATCCTTTCTCTTGGTACGAAGAGATGAGAAACAGTGAACCTGTGCAGTGGGATGAAGAAAGGCAGGTATGGGATGTTTTTCACTATGACGGAGTCAAAGAAGTACTGGAACAAAAGAATATTTTTTCTTCTGATCGAAGACCTCCACAAAACCAAAGACAAACTGCTTTAGGAACGAGCCTAATTAATATTGATCCGCCTAAGCACGCTGAAATGAGAGCACTTGTTAATAAAGCTTTTACGCCTAAAGCAATGAAAGCATGGGAGCCTAAAATTGCTCGCATTACACATGAATTATTACAAGAAGTTGAGCACCTTGAAGACATTGATATAGTCGAGCATCTTTCCTACCCGCTTCCGGTTATGGTGATTGCCGATATTTTAGGCGTGCCGATAGAAGACCAGCGTCAGTTTAAAGATTGGTCGGATATTATCGTAGCGGGTCCGTCGAATAATGAACGTGAAACGCTAGAAAAATTGCAGCAAGAGAAAATGAAGGCAAATGATGAGCTAGAAACTTACTTTTATCGAATCATTGAAGAAAAACGCACCCATCCAGGAGATGATATTATCTCCGTGCTTCTTCAGGCAAAAGAAGAAGGGACACAGCTAACGGATGAAGAAATCGTAGGGTTTTCCATTTTGCTGTTGATTGCAGGAAACGAAACCACAACAAATTTAATTTCAAATACGATTTATTGTTTAATGGAAGATAAAGCTTCTTTTGAACGACTCAAACGAGAGAAAGAACTTTTGCCTTCTGCGATTGAAGAAGTTCTTCGCTATCGTTCACCCGTTCAAGCTCTTCACCGAATCGTAAAAGAAGATGTGATTCTTGCAGGCAAGAAATTAAAAGCAGGAGAACACGTCATTCCATGGATGGGATCAGCGCACCGAGACGCGCAGTACTTTGAAGACCCGGATGTATTTAAAATCGACCGAAAGCCAAATATGCATATGGCATTTGGAAGAGGCATTCATTTTTGCTTAGGAGCACCGCTTGCTCGAATAGAAGCAAAAATTATGCTATCTGAGCTGATTGACCGCTATCCGCATATGGACTGGAGCCCGTCATTTGAGTTAAAGCCGATTGAAAGCACATTTGTGTATGGGTTAAAAGAATTATTAATTCGTAAACATGTATAA
- a CDS encoding DoxX family protein, with product MKSYQLGTFLLRLMLGLTFFIHGLGKFQSGIDNTVGFFHSMGIPAFFAYAVAVIEFVGGAAMILGFQTRLIGVLFAIVMIGAIFTAKSGAGFTGGYELEVALFVVSLHMILAGSGAYALDNRLQKPEEHYS from the coding sequence ATGAAAAGCTATCAGCTTGGAACGTTTTTACTTCGTCTTATGTTAGGGCTAACGTTTTTTATTCATGGTCTTGGCAAATTCCAAAGCGGTATTGATAATACGGTCGGTTTTTTCCATAGCATGGGCATTCCTGCGTTTTTCGCTTATGCGGTTGCGGTTATTGAATTCGTAGGGGGAGCCGCTATGATTCTTGGATTTCAAACGCGTTTAATCGGTGTCTTGTTTGCGATTGTGATGATTGGCGCTATTTTTACAGCGAAAAGCGGTGCTGGTTTTACAGGCGGCTATGAGCTTGAGGTTGCCCTTTTTGTCGTTTCGCTTCATATGATTCTAGCAGGAAGCGGCGCGTACGCGTTAGACAACCGATTACAAAAACCAGAAGAACATTATTCTTAA
- a CDS encoding sensor histidine kinase, which produces MWKSFFRERLSWILFVLIWLSIIDALLLLEYDIKVSSTSFWYLNLLTLCLLILFLLWRGIKERRFLKKLSLMLRNDAYDLQEMHSYVRTKADEEMLSLLQHIDRVYRRQTHALHVQQREQQEYVTTWVHEIKTPLTAMKLLINAHRTELYKWPWLKDIEDEWMKIDGLVDQNLYSARLQYLEKDYQVQAVSLSELVFPNVAYFSKWCIEKKLHIDEKNLDTLVHTDPKWMQFVVRQVLSNAIKYSPLEGKLSFFGEETPKYVKLFIADRGKGIPTQDLPRVFEKGFTGNAGRKTKGATGLGLYFSKKITDALGHRIEINSLLHEGTTVILTFYKPNSFDNLSKM; this is translated from the coding sequence ATGTGGAAAAGTTTTTTTAGAGAAAGGCTAAGCTGGATTTTGTTTGTTCTTATATGGCTGAGTATAATCGATGCTCTGCTGCTGCTGGAGTACGATATTAAGGTATCGTCCACTTCGTTTTGGTATTTGAATCTTTTAACTCTGTGTCTGCTGATTCTGTTTCTTTTATGGAGAGGAATAAAAGAAAGAAGATTTCTAAAAAAGTTAAGCTTAATGCTGCGGAACGATGCGTACGATTTACAAGAAATGCATTCATACGTTCGAACGAAAGCAGATGAAGAAATGCTGAGCCTGCTGCAGCATATAGATCGTGTATATCGCAGACAAACTCATGCTCTTCACGTACAGCAGCGAGAGCAGCAGGAATATGTAACGACTTGGGTTCATGAGATCAAGACGCCGCTTACTGCGATGAAGCTGCTTATTAATGCTCATCGTACAGAGCTTTATAAATGGCCTTGGCTAAAGGATATTGAAGATGAGTGGATGAAAATTGACGGGTTAGTAGATCAGAATTTATATTCCGCACGCCTGCAGTACTTAGAAAAAGATTATCAGGTGCAGGCAGTGTCGCTAAGTGAACTTGTTTTTCCAAACGTTGCGTACTTCTCAAAATGGTGTATTGAAAAGAAACTGCATATTGATGAAAAAAATCTAGACACACTGGTGCATACTGACCCAAAGTGGATGCAGTTTGTTGTGAGGCAAGTGCTGTCTAACGCCATTAAATATAGCCCTCTAGAAGGAAAGCTTTCTTTTTTTGGTGAAGAAACGCCAAAGTACGTAAAGTTATTTATCGCTGACCGAGGGAAAGGGATTCCAACTCAAGATCTTCCCCGGGTTTTTGAAAAAGGATTCACAGGAAATGCGGGAAGAAAAACGAAGGGAGCTACGGGGCTAGGGCTGTATTTTTCAAAAAAAATCACAGATGCTCTTGGCCATCGAATAGAGATAAATTCACTTTTACACGAAGGAACCACAGTGATTTTGACCTTCTACAAACCGAATTCTTTTGATAACCTTTCAAAAATGTAA